DNA sequence from the Dehalococcoidales bacterium genome:
GTGCCGGCGGGGCCATCCGGTCAGTTTGCCTGCGTGCCAGGTGAGCTTCTCGGGCTCCACTGTGAAGGGCCTCACCCAACGGACCTGTCTTCGGCCCCACGTTATCCACCTCCGGGCCCATAACCGCCACACCACGGCAGCGATCACGACCCCCATGAAGCCCAGTACGGCAAAGTAGCCCCATGTCCACCTGAGCTCCGGCATGTTGTCAAAATTCATGCCGTAGATTCCGGCGACTAGCGTGAGGGGCAGAAAGATGGTGGCCACTATGGACAGAACTCTCATCGTTTCATTCTGCCGGTTGGCCAGTGAGGACAGGTAGGTGTTGAGGGCGTTGTCGGCTCGGTCTCGAATGGTCTGGTTCAGGTCTTCAATCCGCACGAGATGGTCGTAGACATCCCGGAAGTAGATCCGTGAATCGGTACTGATCAGCGGGAAGTCACCACGACTGAGCCGGTTCAGCGCTTCTCGCTGGGGAGCCATTACCCGGTGTATTCGCAGAGTTGAGCGTTTCAGCTTGATGATGGCTTCAAGTACAGTCTGCTGAGGGTTTCGGATCGTCTCCTCCTCGATCTCTTCAGCAATCTCGCTCATCTTGTCGATGGTCGGCAGGACGTTATCTACCAGGGCATCCATGAGGGTGTAGGCCAGGAAGTCAGCAGCGCGTCTCATGGGACGGCCATCACTTTCTACCTGTCGTCTTATCGCCTCAATACTGTAGAGCGGGGAGTTGTGATTTGACACCACGAAGTGGGAACCGAGAAAGACGGCCAGTTCGGCTGTTTCCACTATCTCCGACTCTGTCATATGGTTGATGCCGTGCACTATGGTGAACAGGTAGCCATCGAAGTCGTCTGTCTTCGGGGGATGTACCCGCTCACTGACGCAGTCCTCCACCGCAAGATGGTGGAAGCCGAAGGTCTGCTCCAGGAACTGCCCATCAGCCTCGGTGGTCTCGACCACGTCAACCCAGAGAAAACCCTGCTCGGACTGAAATGCGTGCCTGACCTCGTCCTCGTTCAGGTCACATTGTAGAACACCTTCAGGACTCATGTAGTAAGCCTTCCACGGCATGGCGCACCTCCCTTCTTGCTCGTAGATACGTGTCACTAATTCTAGCACTTTTCAGCATTCCTCGTCTGGATGCGGTGTCGCCATGATTCTCGGCCTTTCACGAACGGAAGACCGGTCAACAGCCAACATCGTGACCAGGCTGTGCTGGTGACTCTGGAGGAAATACTGGAAGAACTGGCGGGGAGCATTTGGGACGAACATGACGTTAGCCAGCTACCAGTCGATTCAACTGATGCACCTGAGTCAGGAGACCCTGGTGCCTGTCTCTCCCCAGGCCCTTACGGAGCGGAACCGGCTAACCTCGGGGTACCAGATTCTGCTCGCCAACAGGAATAAGGTCACCTATTCTGGCTGAGGCAACACAGACGGCCGTGTCTGCGGCCCCATAGTAGACCAGTATCTCGTCATCGGCGTCCAGAATCTCCTTGTTGCCCTCTCGTGGTACCGCCCCACAAGCATACACCACGTTATGTATCCAGCATTGTCCAGCCTGACCGGCTTCACACGGCTCTACAGGCTCGAGGATGGGGTTGGGTGAACGGTACAGGACAATCGTCGGGTCAGCCAAATCAAGCAGCATCACTCCCAGTCGATATACGTGGCGGTGATCAACACCGTGAGTGATGAGCAGCCAGCCGTACTTCGTCTTGAGTGGCGGAGCGCCAGTACCAACCTTATTCCCGTCCCACATCATGCCGGAACCTGACCCTGCCAGTATCCTGTGCTCTTTTCTGGGCCAGGGACAACGCAAATGAGAAGAAAATGTTATCCAAATATGAGGGTCAACCCGGTGAAGCATGGCGAACTTGCCGTCAGACTGTTCCGGGAACAGAGCGCCGTTCTTGTCGGTGAATCCGGGGAAGACGAGGCCGTGCCTTCGCCAGGCCTTCCACCGATAGCTGATAAAATCGTCAATAGTGATCGAAGCCAGGGCGATCTGGGCAATGAACCCGTCGTAGGCAATATAGGCCATGTAGATACGTTCACCAATACGTGTTAGTCGTGGGTCCTCGCAACCTCTCTTCTCGCTTGTGCCCTGTGGCTCAAAGATTGGTTCTGCCAACCTCTCGCTGAAATTGAACCCATCTTCGCTCGCGGCAAGGCCTAGTCTGGAGATGCCGTCTTCCCCGACAGCACGGTACACAAGATACACTTTCCCGTCTATCCTTATCGCGCCGGGATTCAATATATACTTTGATTCCCAGGGGTGCTCTTTGATGGCGGTGAGAACCGGGTTGTGGGGGAAACGAAGCAGGGACCCTGCCTGCGGCTGCTGACTGTTGACAGTGGGCCGCGGCACGAAGTCCTCCGCCTGTTCCACTGGCCCGAGGAGAATCGGCACCAGGTCCTCCGATTCTCTACCCTGCCCCATGAGCTCTATTATCTTGTCATCAATTGACTCTCCCGTGCCTCCTATCGCCCGGTAATACTCGGTCAGGAACTCATGCGAATACCAATCCCGCTCCACAAAAAGGGAGAGCGGTGTGGGCACTCCCGTTCCGCCACTGAAACTATAGCTTGCCCACGTCCAGGCAGAGCACGGGACGAAACCGCCGTCAGGAAGTGTGAAGGCCAGATGGTAGGAGTCAATCACGTCGTTGAGAAGTGCGACCAGGGCCTGGCGAGGTGGGTCCTCGCCAGCTTCCAGGAATATCTGTCGGGCAATGACTCTTAGTCGCTCGACCAGCACCCGTTGATGCCCGTTCTCGAAGATGTTGTGGGCCGAGAGTGGTGCTCTTCCCCAATGGCCCACCAGTGAGTTTATGACGCTGTCACCAAAGTCCTTCTCTTCTTCAGCGAACCTCCGCCATACCCTGCCGAACGTCTCCGCTTCAATGATGTTCTTGCCGATGGTTGTGAGGTACCGCAGTTTTGGGAACTGTCCGCCCATGTCTTTGGGAAGGGTGCTCACCACTACTCTTCCTGTCATCTTGTCCAAGGCAGAGGACTCCCTCGTCTCAATCAATGAGGGGTATTCCTCGTGCTTCACCACCAGGGGGCTGAGCTTACATACTTCGAAATGCTCCGGGCGCAGTTCCCCTCGGATAGATGCCCACAGCTGCTGCCTGTATTCGCGTCCTTCAGACCAACCAGCCAGAGCAAGAACATCGTTAGGTTCCTGCTCCAGGAGCAACTCATTCAGGTTGTGGTAGCCAAGCCTGGTCAGCAGATAGGAAGGAGGGTGGCGTCGTAATAACCACGAAGTCATTTCCGGACTCAGGGCAAGGCCAGGACTCTGAGGAAGACTGCGGAAGATCTCGCTCACTACACTTCGGGTCCCTTCCACGCTATGGACATCTCCGGGCAAGAGAGCAACGCCCAGCTGTTCCTCTACCCGTCTCATGAATCCCTCGACTTGCCTTCCTGTTTCCCCGGAGCTTGCGTTGGCGTCGACCTTCAGCCTGCCGTAGACGAATTTCTCAAACTGCTGCCGGTATCTCCGGAAGAGAGAGTCATAGATACCGTTGGCGGTGACCAGGTTCCCTTTCGGACCGGCCAGCTCAAGCGGCACGATGAGTGGGACACCGGGAATAAACTCCCGGTAGGTTACCTTGGGCACAGGCGGGAGGGCCGCTTCGTAGCTTTTCTCCCAGGCAGCGAGGAATTCTGGCCTCTGCTGGATGAATTCATCTGTGACCTCCTCGATCTCCTGCCAGGCTTCGAGCGATGTCAGGCGTTCGGCTTCGCCGGGTAGAGCCGATTCTACTCTGGCCTTGAAGGCGTTCAGCCGCTGGGCGAAGCTACTTACGCACCCCTCAAACAGCGGAATGAAGGAATCACGCAGGTCGCCCCTGACAGATTCCTTGCTGAAAGCGTAGGCCAGCAGCAGATGATAGACGGTGCGCACGTACAACTGGCTGGGAAAATGAAACTGCCCTGGCTCTGTCTCTGCCAGTCCTTGCAGCTGCTGATACGTGTCCCCGGACATAACCTTCTTATACAGCAAATGGAATCTGTTGAAACCGCGCTGATAGTTGGTGACCAGGGAGGCAGCGCTTATCTGTGCTGGGTCCGGTTGGTGATTCTTCCTGGGGCCGAAACTGGATATGGGTTGCGTAGGACCCATTTCGCCAACCTTGTGACGTCCTCGCCACACTTCGCTGTCCGCCGCAATCAGGTCAAACATGACTCCGGCCACCTGCCGCACCAGCAGTGCTGTCTCGGTCGCTGACGGACTGTAGAGCTTCACCCCCAGATTGGCCTCGCAGGTTCTGGCTTTGCCGCTCAGTGCAGCAGCGATGAGCCAGTCCTCTACGCTTTGCCCACCCTTGTCGATATCCTTCGGCAAGCGAGCATTCCTGGGATAGGTTCGTAGGAGGCCGTAGGAGACCCCCCATTGCCCGCTGGGCAGATCATGAATGGGCCTGTTGTAGATAGCGGTCGCCAGGGGTGTGACAAGGTGCGTGGAGAGTGGGCATTCAAAGTAATGGTGGTTGAAACGGGGGACCACCAGGTCCATGTCCCAGCTTGTGATGGGTTCCAAAAGACGGCTGACCCAGTCCGGTGCTAGTCCTTCTATGTCTCCATTCCTGGTCCGGCTTTTCAGACCACCTTCCAGGATGACCAGGTGGGCTCCCAGGACCCGGGTTACTGCGACTATTGCCCGAAGGCTCCAATCCCTGTTTACTAGTCGCTCATCATCCAGCAGGAAGGCCATTCTTGGGATAGTGCCGCTCTCCGGGATAGTATGAACAGCGTTCAGAGCTTCGTGACCAGTAGGAGAGCCGACCGCCACAATGACGCGTTTCTGATTCGGAAAGAACTTCTCCAGTCCTTCGGTGACTGTCTCTACGACTGACCCTACGCCGTCTGCGTCTTCAGAAAAGGGGATTCCCACGACAATGTCAGCCTCCCCGATTCCCTGCGCTTGCAGTAATGGTTCTCGCATGAACTCTGCAAAGCGTTTCTCAGCGTCTTCAATGGCGGCAGTGCCTAACGTCTTCACCACGGGTCCAGCTCAATCGGCAACGGTATTCGGCTACGACTGCTATCAACACGCAGCTGAGTCCAATTCTCCGCGGGGGTAGCAGAGGAGATGCCAGTCGTCAGGGGTAGGTGCGACACCAGACCAACCGGCGCCGGACCTACAATGTGCTCAGCCAACTCGTAGTGCTGCCGGACCTGGTTCTCCCACGAGAACTCTGCGGCATAGCTCAGTGCCCGTGCCGCTATTCCTTCGGAAAACTCCAGGTCGAGTATGAGATCCCTTATCTTCGTCATCAGCCGCCTGAGGCTGGTATCAACCACCCCTCCTGCATCCTTCAGAATCTCCCCGACACCCTCCAGATCACGTGCAGCCACCACCGCTCCGGCACCCAATGCGTGAGCCAGAACACCGCTCTGGGTACATTCGAGGGGCCAGTAGAAGTTGACATCGAAAGCACGCTGAGCCAGTGGCAAAATGCTTTCCGGAAGCAACAGTTTGAGTACAAAACCGGGTTTGCCCTTCTGCGCTTTCTGTAGCCGAGCGGCATAGTCCCACTGACATTGGTCTCTGGGTCTTCCGATCCGCATGGCCACTATCCTTTTTCTCGGCAAGAGATGCTCCAGGACGTCTCTGACGGTGAAAAGCAACTCCGAACCTTTGTTGGGAGATAGGAAACCGGCCTGGCCAATTATCACAGTTTCTGCATCAAGGAGCACACGTTGTCTGTGCAACTGCTCCTTCGTTTCGACGTCAATATCCGATTCGTAGAGCAGATAGTCATTCAGCTTCTCTTTGGCTTCTCTGCGGGTCAGGCGGCTTACCTTCGGATACGAGTGTACGCCGTGCTTGATGACATGGACCTTGTCCGCATACTCAGGAAACGCAGCAGTCACCGCATAGTAAACTCCTCGACTGAAAACGGTGATGGCGTCAACGTAAGGGAGCAGAAGACTGAGAAAGTCATACTGCTCCTGACGCAAGCCGAACGGGGTCTCCGTGCTCTGGAAATGAAGGGTATGAAATGTCACTACTTTAGGGATGTCCAGACTCTTGAGCATATCGACAAACCGTAACCTCTCTGGCCAGATGCCGAACTCGTGTTGGAACCAGAGAACGGAGTCCTGCTCATCTGCGGCGAGCGCATCAAGCCCTTGGTGGATTACGGCAGAGCCATAGCTGTGACGGTCGGGTATGCCATACCAGACACCGTTGTGCTCCGGTTCACGGTCGTATATCAACGGCCCGCCGTAGTTCATGAGATTGAAGGAGAGTACACCCCACCTTCCGCTCGGACTCCTGTGGGTCAAGAACTCCGTGTAGTCACCTATCCCACACATTATTGGTCTGTATGGTCCAGCGAAGTAAATGGATGCCAATGGTTCCCAACGCATCACAGTCATATACGAATCACCTCCTTACGACTCCTTTGTTATGATTGGAGCGCTTCCCCCAGCTTGCCTGAGACCGTCTTCGCACGTCCTGCGGTCCACTTCAACCAGTCTCGAAAGCCTGATGTGATGGCCGCACCGGAAGCATCTTTCGTGCAAAATGCCATCCATGCTTTGATATCGAAAGACATCCCGCCCACACCTTGGACATCCGTCAGACTTCCGCAATGGTCCTACCTGCCTTCAACACCTAGTGTAGTGTCTCCGAGTTCTCTTTACAATAATTGTTGACAATAATGCGTCGTAGTAGCCGGTGCCTCATTGTAAAGCTATGTTAGAGACACTACACTAGATTCACTAGTAGACCTTGCTTACCTTCGCCGGTAGAGAACCGTCTTGATTGGCTTTCTCTCTTGCATCAACGATTGTTTCCAGGT
Encoded proteins:
- the corA gene encoding magnesium/cobalt transporter CorA encodes the protein MPWKAYYMSPEGVLQCDLNEDEVRHAFQSEQGFLWVDVVETTEADGQFLEQTFGFHHLAVEDCVSERVHPPKTDDFDGYLFTIVHGINHMTESEIVETAELAVFLGSHFVVSNHNSPLYSIEAIRRQVESDGRPMRRAADFLAYTLMDALVDNVLPTIDKMSEIAEEIEEETIRNPQQTVLEAIIKLKRSTLRIHRVMAPQREALNRLSRGDFPLISTDSRIYFRDVYDHLVRIEDLNQTIRDRADNALNTYLSSLANRQNETMRVLSIVATIFLPLTLVAGIYGMNFDNMPELRWTWGYFAVLGFMGVVIAAVVWRLWARRWITWGRRQVRWVRPFTVEPEKLTWHAGKLTGWPRRHTR